Sequence from the Thermococcus nautili genome:
CTATGATATGAGATACGACATTCCGCCCAAGGACATAGTCATTACCGGCCTTAACTCGACCGCTAAGAGGCCCCAGGACAACCCACTGGTCACGATGTACGTTGAGAGGCCCAAGGAAAACGGCCTTAAGTACAACTCCCTCATGCTCCTCTACAACGTCCAGCTCCCATCAAGCGGTGTCGTCCAGCTTGCCTACACCCAGGAGGTCAAGAGCCTCATCTTCTACTGGCTCTACGAGAACGGCATATTCACTCTTCCAATGCAGCTTCCGGACAGCCTCCCGATGGACATGAAGATGATGTACCTCACCCAGCAGGTTCAGATGAACTCGACCCTCTACGGTTACTACCAGTCAATGGACCCGATGAAGGTCATCTTCGGTAAGATGACCGACAACGGAAAGCTCCGCACCCTCGACCAGATAGTTAACTCCCCTGAAGCCCTCCAGGGCACGTACAAGTTCACCATAGTCGTCACCGTTCCCAGCGACGTTCAGGTTGACTTCAGCAACTTCAAGGTTGCCCTTGTTGGTAGAACCTACGGTCTCCTCGGAACCGACCAGTACGGTAGGCCGATTGCCGTTGGCCTCCTCTGGGGTATCCGCGTTGCCCTGGCCATAGGTATCGCCGTTTCAGTCAGTACCGTCCTCATTGGAATCCTCGTGGGTGTTACCAGTGCTTACCTCGGCGGATGGGCGGATGAGGCGATACAGAGGTTCACCGAGTTCATGATGACCCTGCCGGTGCTTCCGATGCTCATCCTGCTCTCGCTGTACTTCGGAGGTAAGATTAACCTCAAGCAGCTCGTCTTCATCCTGGTGCTCTTTGGATGGATGGGAACCACCAAGGTCGCGAGGAGTATGGCGCTCCAGATTAAGGAGCAGACCTACGTTGAGGCGGCAAGAGCCCTCGGTGCGAGCACCGGAAGGATAGTCTTCAAGCACATAGTGCCACAGCTCCTACCGTACGCGTTCGCTAGCATAGCCCTCAGCGTTCCGGGAGCAATCCTCAGCGAGGCCGGACTGAGCTTCCTTGGCCTTACGAGCAACAACATGATTACGTGGGGTCAGATGCTTAACGCTGCCAACGCCAACGGTGCGACCCTCAACGGATACTGGTGGCAGGTCATCCCGCCCGGACTTGCAATCGCCTTCGTCGGACTGATATTCGTCCTGATTGGTGTCTCGCTCGACACCGTGCTCAACCCGAGGCTCAAGCGCGCGTGAGGTGGTTTAGATGGCTAAGAACGTCCTTGAAGTTAGGAACCTCAAGATGTATTACTTCACCAGCAAGGGTGTCGTCAAGGCCGTTGACAACATCAGCTTCGACCTCAAGAAGGGTGAGGTCCTGGGACTTGCCGGAGAAAGTGGATGTGGCAAGTCCTCCCTTGGTTTTACCCTTTTGGGTATGCCCACCCCGCCAGGAAAGATAGTTGACGGAAGCATCAAGATTGACGGCAGGGAGATAGTTGGCCTTCCTGAGGACGTCCTCAGAAGGGAAATCCGCTGGCAGAAGATTTCGATGATATTCCAGGGAGCAATGAACGCCCTCAACCCGGTTTACACCATCGGTTTCCAGATGACCGAGCCCCTCATATACCACAAGGGAATGAGCCAGGAGGAGGCCCTTGACAGGGCTCAGAAGTACCTTGAACTCGTCGGTCTCGACCCGGAAATCGTTTACCGCTACCCCCACGAGCTCTCGGGTGGTATGAAACAGCGTGTCGTTATTGCTATGGCCCTCCTCATGGAGCCGAGCGTCGTCATAGCCGACGAGCCGACGACGGCCCTCGACGTTATCGTTCAGGCGCAGATTATCAACCTCATGAAGAGGCTCAAGAAGGAACTCAACCTCTCGATGATATTCATCACCCACGACCTCAGCATCCTCGCCGAGATTAGCGACAAGGTCGCCATCATGTACGCGGGCAAGATTATCGAGATTGGTGACAGCGAGAAGATTTACTACGAGCCGGCCCACCCGTACACCCAGAAGCTCCTCGCGGCTATTCCGAGGCTTCACGAGGACGTTGAGAGGCTCGAGTTCATCCCCGGACAGCCGCCCAACCTCATCAACCCGCCGAAGGGATGCCGCTTCCACCCGAGGTGCCCCTATGCGATGGACGTTTGTAAGGAGCAGGAGCCCGAGCTGAAGGAGATTGATAAGGACCACTACGCGGCATGCTGGTTGCTGTGAGGTGTTGAGAATGGCCGAGCCG
This genomic interval carries:
- a CDS encoding ABC transporter permease yields the protein MRWVDFKDSVKRFWEDFKHQKSGMFGLFFLIVLIVLAIAAPYITSPNIPKEWQTGTAWVTNPKNAPPAWENYFVSEKRASQVEYTIDDLHLSKTQNGSYTVYTMTFTYDMRYDIPPKDIVITGLNSTAKRPQDNPLVTMYVERPKENGLKYNSLMLLYNVQLPSSGVVQLAYTQEVKSLIFYWLYENGIFTLPMQLPDSLPMDMKMMYLTQQVQMNSTLYGYYQSMDPMKVIFGKMTDNGKLRTLDQIVNSPEALQGTYKFTIVVTVPSDVQVDFSNFKVALVGRTYGLLGTDQYGRPIAVGLLWGIRVALAIGIAVSVSTVLIGILVGVTSAYLGGWADEAIQRFTEFMMTLPVLPMLILLSLYFGGKINLKQLVFILVLFGWMGTTKVARSMALQIKEQTYVEAARALGASTGRIVFKHIVPQLLPYAFASIALSVPGAILSEAGLSFLGLTSNNMITWGQMLNAANANGATLNGYWWQVIPPGLAIAFVGLIFVLIGVSLDTVLNPRLKRA
- a CDS encoding ABC transporter ATP-binding protein, whose product is MAKNVLEVRNLKMYYFTSKGVVKAVDNISFDLKKGEVLGLAGESGCGKSSLGFTLLGMPTPPGKIVDGSIKIDGREIVGLPEDVLRREIRWQKISMIFQGAMNALNPVYTIGFQMTEPLIYHKGMSQEEALDRAQKYLELVGLDPEIVYRYPHELSGGMKQRVVIAMALLMEPSVVIADEPTTALDVIVQAQIINLMKRLKKELNLSMIFITHDLSILAEISDKVAIMYAGKIIEIGDSEKIYYEPAHPYTQKLLAAIPRLHEDVERLEFIPGQPPNLINPPKGCRFHPRCPYAMDVCKEQEPELKEIDKDHYAACWLL